The Syngnathus typhle isolate RoL2023-S1 ecotype Sweden linkage group LG11, RoL_Styp_1.0, whole genome shotgun sequence genome contains a region encoding:
- the LOC133162779 gene encoding rac GTPase-activating protein 1-like — MESAVVNLYNQFQSLRSQMDALNESVEPQFLHMALNFEDCRKKWLQSGEELLSCKEMLAKVETERGALEVRLKHARNQVDVEIRRRQKAEAVYEKLERQLQLIRDMLTTENSSIHLSEEQRSALAFLSAHSQAAQSAMSNLNSSRRLMTIDESTSIMSDISFDQTDDSLGCDASVMKTVRLQKRPKRRSSRKLEVPPQAMKKPRSAGRPSDRINDSIVAKTTITVPVNGGAVEAVSTIETIPYATRSRKKSAGQVCAESTSTERSETNSEAPGTPISDFPAHLRTPKAQTGGKQHVFVSKTVIKSEFCAPCGRRTKFGKMYLRCQDCRIVTHPECRDCCPLPCNPVPISTPIRTAESTLADFAPATSPKIPALVIYCIKEIERRGLHEVGLYRISGQERQVKALKEKLIRGKTLPALSKVEDINVITGVLKDFLRNLPEPLLTFRLNKTFMESAEIQDDGNSLASVCQTISELPQPNRDTLACIMIHLQKVSKCSDTKMDVTNLARVFGPTLVGHAVPNPDAMTVLSDTSRQPRVVERLFSIPANYWSQYAHPDNIDMGDTNFPETPNHDVSMLGPLTTPEHQLMTKTPSSSSLSKRMMQTLSSTTLFTGKNKTTASPRPRFFESPQLK, encoded by the exons ATGGAGTCGGCAGTGGTCAATCTTTACAACCAGTTCCAAAGTTTGCGGAGCCAGATGGACGCCCTGAATGAGAGCGTAGAACCAC AGTTTCTCCACATGGCCCTCAACTTTGAGGACTGCCGAAAGAAGTGGTTGCAGTCAGGGGAGGAGCTGCTATCCTGCAAAGAGATGCTGGCTAAAGTTGAAACCGAGAGGGGAGCTTTGGAGGTCAGACTGAAGCATGCACGCAACCAAGTGGACGTGGAGATCAGGCGGCGGCAGAAGGCTGAAGCTGTCTATGAGAAGCTG GAACGACAACTACAGCTAATCCGGGACATGTTGACAACAGAGAACAGTAGCATCCACCTAAGTGAGGAGCAGCGCTCTGCCCTGGCCTTCCTCAGCGCGCACTCGCAGGCTGCACAGTCTGCTATGTCCAACCTTAACTCCAGCAGAAG GTTGATGACCATTGATGAATCAACCTCCATCATGTCAGACATCAGCTTTGATCAAACAGATGACTCCTTG GGCTGTGATGCATCTGTCATGAAGACAGTGAGACTGCAGAAACGTCCGAAACGA CGTTCCTCTCGAAAGCTTGAGGTTCCCCCTCAAGCCATGAAGAAACCACGCTCCGCGGGCCGACCATCTGATCGA ATAAATGACTCCATCGTTGCCAAAACCACCATCACTGTGCCAGTAAATGGCGGTGCTGTCGAGGCTGTCTCCACTATCGAGACAATCCCCTATGCGACACGCAGCAGAAAGAAGAGTG CTGGCCAAGTCTGTGCTGAATCAACCTCCACTGAGCGGTCGGAAACTAACAGTGAAGCACCCGGCACACCAATCTCGGATTTTCCTGCTCACCTCCGAACCCCCAAAGCCCAGACAGGAGGAAAGCAGCACGTGTTTGTCTCCAAAACA GTGATCAAATCAGAGTTCTGTGCACCGTGCGGGAGAAGAACCAAGTTTGGCAAGATGTATCTTCGCTGCCAGGACTGCAGGATAGTGACTCACCCAGAGTGCCGCGACTGTTGCCCCCTGCCCTGCAATCCTGTGCCCATCAGCACTCCCATCCGGACTGCAGAG AGCACCCTGGCTGACTTTGCGCCAGCCACTTCTCCGAAGATCCCAGCTTTGGTCATCTATTGTATCAAAGAGATTGAACGCAGAGGCCTGCATGAG GTTGGCCTGTACAGAATCTCTGGGCAGGAGCGTCAAGTGAAAGCGCTGAAGGAGAAGCTGATTCGAGGAAAGACCCTGCCAGCGCTAAGCAAAGTAGAAGACATCAATGTCATCACTGGCGTTCTCAAAGATTTCCTCAGGAACCTTCCTGAGCCTCTTCTCACCTTCCGCCTCAACAAAACCTTCATGGAGTCAGCTG AAATCCAGGATGATGGGAACAGTCTTGCCTCGGTGTGCCAAACCATCAGCGAGCTGCCTCAACCCAACCGAGACACTCTAGCCTGCATCATGATCCATCTGCAGAA AGTGTCAAAGTGTTCAGATACAAAGATGGACGTGACAAACCTGGCCAGGGTGTTCGGACCGACCCTTGTGGGCCACGCTGTTCCAAACCCTGACGCAATGACTGTCCTGAGTGACACAAGCAGACAACCACGG GTAGTTGAGCGTTTGTTTAGTATTCCAGCAAACTACTGGAGTCAGTATGCGCATCCAGATAATATAGACATGGGGGATACTAACTTTCCAGAGACTCCAAATCATGATG TAAGCATGCTTGGGCCGCTGACCACTCCTGAACACCAGTTGATGACCAAGACGCCCTCCTCCAGCTCGCTGTCAAAGCGGATGATGCAGACCCTGTCCAGCACCACCTT ATTTACGGGCAAGAATAAAACAACTGCCAGCCCCCGACCCAGGTTCTTCGAGTCTCCACAACTGAAGTAA